A single region of the Trichomycterus rosablanca isolate fTriRos1 unplaced genomic scaffold, fTriRos1.hap1 scaffold_193, whole genome shotgun sequence genome encodes:
- the LOC134306476 gene encoding histone H2B-like, which yields MPEPAKAAPKKGSKKTVTKAAGKGGKKRRKSRKESYAIYVYKVLKQVHPDTGISSKAMGIMNSFVNDIFERIAGESSRLAHYNKRSTITSREIQTAVRLLLPGELAKHAVSEGTKAVTKYTSSK from the coding sequence atgccTGAACCAGCGAAGGCCGCGCCCAAGAAGGGTTCCAAGAAAACCGTCACCAAGGCCGCCGGCAAAGGAGGCAAGAAGCGCAGAAAGTCCAGGAAGGAGAGCTACGCTATCTACGTGTACAAGGTCCTGAAACAGGTCCACCCTGATACCGGGATCTCCTCCAAGGCTATGGGCATCATGAACTCCTTCGTCAACGACATTTTCGAGCGTATCGCTGGTGAGTCCTCTCGTCTGGCTCACTACAACAAGCGCTCCACCATTACCTCCAGGGAGATCCAGACCGCCGTGCGCCTGCTGCTTCCCGGTGAGCTGGCCAAGCACGCCGTGTCCGAGGGTACCAAGGCCGTCACCAAGTACACCAGCTCCAAGTAA